A stretch of DNA from Streptomyces venezuelae:
GAGGTCAAGGGCTTCTTCGAGGTCCACAAGGCGCTGGGCACCCACCCGGGCGGCATCCACGTCGAGCTCACCGGTGACGATGTCACCGAGTGCGTGGGCGGCGGCGACGAGATCTTCGTCGACGACCTGCACCAGCGCTACGAGACGGCCTGCGACCCGCGGCTCAACCGCAGCCAGTCCCTGGACCTGGCCTTCCTGGTCGCGGAGATGTACCGCGACCAGTAGGCGCGGATCAGTAGGTGTGTTCCTACGAGCTGTGGGGCGTGGATCTGTGATCCGCGCCCCACAGTCGTCTTCAGGCCTTTTAGGCCACCCTAAGTTTGGGTAAGGTTAGGTAAGCCTCACCGAATAGGGGATGGCCCGCCTGACCGTTCCTGCCAGGGAGGTGAACCGCGTGTACGTCTGCTCTTGCTTCGGCATCACCGACCAGCAGGTCAAGGACCACGCGGCGGCGGGCGCCTGCACCCCCCGCCAGATCGCCTCGGTCACCAAGGCCGGCACCGACTGCGGTTCCTGCGTACGCACCATCCAGGGTCTGCTCGGCCGCGGTGCGTGCCCGCGCCGGGCGCTGCTGGACAAGGGCGAGGCAGTCGCCGTCCTGGCCGCGGACGCGGAGCTGGCGGAAGCCGCCTAGCTCTCCGGCTGCTCGATGAGCTGCGCGATGTAGAGCGCCTCGCCGAGGGTCTCGATGAGCTCCAGCTGGGTGTCGAGGTAGTCGATGTGGTGCTCCTCGTCCGCCAGGATCTCCTCGAAGAGGCGGGCCGAGGTCACATCGTTCTTGCCGCGCATCACGTCGATCCCGCGCTTGAGGCGGTCGATCGCCTCGACCTCGACCTGGCGGTCGGCCTGGAACATCTCGGTGAGGGTCTGGCCGACGCGGACGTGGAACAGCCGCTGGTAGTTCGGCAGGCCGTCCAGCATCAGGATGCGTTCGGTCAGCTTGTCCGCGTGCTTCATCTCGTCGATGGATTCTTCACGCGTGTACTTGGCGAGCTTCGTCCAGCCCTTGTTGTCCTGGATGCGGTAGTGCAGCCAGTACTGGTTGATCGCCGTGAGCTCACCGGTGAGCTGTTCGTTCAGAAACTCGAGGACCTCGGGGTCGCCCTGCATCGCAGAGGCTCCTTCCAAGCAAGAGAACCGGCAGGTGCGCGCATCCTTGCACCGCTGCCGGGGGGCGTCCAGTAAGTGCCTCCTTAGTAGGAGTTGCCCGAATCAGGGCCAAACCTGGTCATGACCACCCTTGCCGGTCTGTCACCATGGAGTCATGGGTCAGCCGGAAAGCCGGGAATCTCCGGGAGCAGAGCAGCTGGAGCTTCCTCCGGGGCAGCGGCTGCAGCGCGGCTGGCCGGTGACCCATTACGGCCCGGTGCCCAAGTTCAAGCCGGACCGCTGGGAGTTCCGGGTCTTCGGCGCCACCGCAGACGGCGAGAAGCACTGCTGGAACCACGAGGAGTTCTCGGCCCTGCCGTTCACCTCGGTGGTCGCGGATCTGCACTGCGTGACGAAGTTCAGCATGCCGGGGGCCGAATGGGGCGGTGTGCTCGCCCGCGAGGTCCTGGCCCTGGCCCCGCCGTCCCCGCTGGTCACGCATGTCATGGTGTGGGCCGAGTACGGCTTCAGCGCCAATATGCGGCTGTCCGACTTCGCTTCGGACCGGACGGTCTTCGCCACCCACCAGGGGGGTGAACTCCTGACCGCGGAGCACGGGTTCCCGCTCCGGCTGGTGGTTCCGCACCTGTACGCCTGGAAGGGCCCCAAGTGGGTCCGGGGCGTGGAGTACATGACCGCCGACCGGCGGGGGTTCTGGGAAGAGCGCGGTTACCACAACATCGGCGATCCCTGGCGCGAGCAGCGCTACTCGTACCAGGAGGAGCCGGGGGACGGTCCGGAACTCTGATCGCAGGGTGAGCTCAGTGGTACTGGTGGACCACTGCGTGACCCTTGCCGCGGCCGATCATCCACTTGTTGACCGGAACGGTGATCACGAAGGCGGCGGCCAGCGCGATCGCCAGCACGATCCAGAACAGCGGTGCCGACAGATGGGCGTCCATGGCCCCCGGCCAGAGGGCGATCACCCCGTTGTCGATCAGCTCCATGACGGTGATGGACAGGGTGTCGGCGGCCAGGGCCACCCGGATGGCGGTCCGCAGGTCCACGCCCGCCTTCAGGACGCCGCGCAGGGTGAAGGCGTAGCCGAAGAAGAAGGCCAGGACGATGGCCAGGGCCATCGTGGGGACGTTTCCCCAGCCCAGCGCGGTGCCGATGACCATGCCCAGGACCTCGCCGATGGCGCAGCCGGTCAGGCAGTGCAGGGTGGCCTTGGCCGCCATGGCCCAGCTGACCTTGCCGTGCCCGTGCTCGCTGTGGCCATGGTTCTCGTGGTGCTCGTGATGTGCGTGGTCCATCGGAACCCCCTGGGAACGCCGGAGTAACCGTCCTGCCGTATGAGCAGAAACGTATACCCCCCAGGGGTATTCCTCAGGATTATCCGAGCCCGCGCAGCTCCTTCAGCAGGGCCACGTCCGCGGCGTGCCCCTCCTTGCCGCCGGGCGTCTCGATGATCAGCGGCACACCCGCCGTCTCCGGGTGCGTACACAGCTCGGCGAAGGCGTCCCGGCCGATGCGGCCGGCGCCGATGTTCGCGTGCCGGTCCTTGTGGGCTCCCACGCCCTCCTTGGAGTCGTTCGCGTGGATCAGCTTCAGCCGTCCCGCACCCACCGTCTCCACCAGCAGGTCCAGCGTCTCCTTGGCCCCGCCCGGACCGGCCAGGTCGTGGCCCGCCGCGAAGATGTGGCAGGTGTCGAGGCAGATCCCGAGCTTCGGATGGGCGTCCAGCGCCTCGAAGTACGGGCCGAAGTCCCAGGTGCGCGAACACAGCGAGGAACCCTGTCCGGCCGTGGACTCCAGCAGCAGGAACGGGTCGTCCTCGTGGGTCAGCTCCTCCAGCAGCGGCAGCATGTGCTCCCTGACCTGCGCGAGCGCCGCCTCCCGCGGTCGCCCGCCGGTCGCCGAGCCGGTGTGCACCACCACCCCCAGCGCGCCGATCTCCCGGCCCCGGCGCAGCGAGTGGCGGAGCGACTCCACCGACTTCTCCACCGTCGCGGGCGTGTGCGAGCCGAAGTTGATCAGGTACGGCGCATGCACGTACGCCGGGATGCCCTCCGCGGCGCACTGCGCGCGGAACAGCTCGTCCTGGGCCGGGTTCCCGGCCGGGGTGGCCCAGCCGCGCGGATTCGCCACGAAGACCTGCACGGCCTCCGCGCCCATCTCCCGCGCATAGGACAGCCCGACCGAGGCGAGCCCGCCGGCCACGGGCACGTGCCCGCCCACCGGATTGCGTATGGCGTGGTTCACGTGCTGCTACAGCCCCTTGGTCCGGATGGTGATCGTGCTGCCCTCGGGTGCGGGCTGGTTGGCCGGCACCGACTGGCTCGCCACGGTGTTCGAGAAGGAGATGAGGGGCCGTTCCACCTTCACCTTGAAGCCCAGCCCCTCCAGGGTGCGCCGTGCGCTGTCCACATCCTGGTTGGTCACGTCCGGAACCTGGACTTGGCGGGGTCCCTTGGACACCGTCAGCGTCACCGTGTCCCCGGCCACGGCCTGGGTGTTCGCCGCGACCGACTGGTTGGCGACCCGGCCGGCCGGCTGCGGTGAATGGACCTGCTCGGCGGCCAGCTCGACCTTCAGGCCCAGCCGCTCCAGGTCCGCCCGGGCCTGCTCCACCGGCTGCCCGACGGTGCCCGGCACCGGCACCGGCCGGCCCTTGCTGACCACCAGGGCGACCGCCGTGTCCGGGGCCCGCTTCTCGCCGGCCGCCGGATCCGTCCTGATCACCGCGCCCAGCGGGACGTCCTCGTCGAAGGTCCGGGTCACCATGCCGGGGGCCAGCCCCTCCTTGGTGAGCATGGCCTTGGCCGCGCCCAGCGGCTTGCCCTTCAGGTTGGGGACCGAGACCACCTCGGGGCCGCGGGAGAGGACCAGGGTGACCGAGCCGTTGCCGCGGATCTGCTCCCCGGGCGCCGGATCGCTGCCCATCACCGCGCCGCGCTCGAAGCTGCTGCTGAACCTCCGGTCCACCCCCTTCACGCCCAGGCCGGCCGCCGACAGCTGCTTCCGGGCCTGCGCCTCGGTCTTCCCGAGCACGTGGGGGACCTGGGTGAACTGGCCGGAGCTGATGTACCAGACCCCGGTGCCGATCCCGAGGGCCAGCAGGACCCCGGCGAGTACGAGGAACAGGCCGCGCCGGGACGGCCCGCCCGGGAGCCGGCCCGCGAGCCCGCCCGGCGCCGCGGCCGGGGCCGGCGGCAGCGGGGCGGCCAGCCGGGAGGTGTGCTCCACCGGCTGCCGTTCCGATGTCACCGGGCGGGGGATCACCCCGGTGCGGTCCTCCGCGGAGGACCGCACCTCGGCGCGCGCCTGCGGCGGTACGGCGTCCAGCTCGGCGGCGCTCAGCCCGGCCCGGGCCTCCCGGACCAGGCCCAGCAGGGCCGCCGCGTCGTACGGGCGCAGCTCCGGGGCGCGCGCGGCGGCCTGGGCGACGAGCCCGTCCAGGGCGGCCGGCAGTCCCGGCACGGTGGCCGAAGGCGGCGGCACGTCGGCGTGCAGGTGCTGGTAGAGCACCTGGGCCGGGGTGCCGCCGGTGTGCGGCTTGGTGCCGGTGAGCATCTCGTACAGGACCACACCGCAGGCGTAGACGTCGACGCGGGTGTCGGCGGTGCCGCTCTCGATCTGCTCGGGGGCGAGGTAGGAGACGGTGCCGAGGACCGCGCCGGTGGTCTGGGTGACCGTGTCCACACTGCGGACCAGCCCGAAATCGGCCACCTTGACCCGGCCGTCGTCGCCTATCAGCACGTTCTCGGGCTTCATGTCACGGTGCACGAACCCGGCGCGGTGGGCGGCGCCGAGGGCGGCGAGGACCGGCTCCAGGATGTCCAGCGCAGCCCGCGGCTGGAGCGCGCCGCGCTCACGGAGCACATCGCGCAGGGTGCAGCCGGAGACGTACTCCATGGCGAGGTAGACATAGCCGCCGTCGGTGCCCTGGTCGAACACGGCGACCACATTGGGGTGGGCGAGGCGGGCCACGGACTTGGCCTCGCGGATGAACCGGTCGACGAAGCCGTGGTCGGCGGCGAGCGCCGGGTGCATGACCTTGAGGGCCAGGACGCGGTCGAGGCGGGTGTCGAGGGCCCGGTAGACCGTGGCCATGCCGCCGGCCGCGATGCGGGCGTCGATGCGGTAGCGGCCGTCGAGCACGCGCCCGACGAGGGGGTCATCCAGGGTCGTATCCACCCGGCGATTCTACGAGCGCCGGGCCGGAGCCCGGCCCGGGTGCCCTGGCTTGCAGCCCAGCTGTGACGTCCGGAGCGGTCCGCTGCGCGGTGATTTCCCCCACCCCGCCCCTTCCCGAAACCGGGGGCAAGCCCCCGGCCCCCGTCCGGCGCTTCGCGCCGGTGCGCTCATACGCCGCGCGGGCTGCACAGCAGCCCCGCCGGCGTTTGAGGCGCGGGGGTCCGGGGCGGAGCCCCGGTTTCGGGAAGGGGCGGGGTGGGGAAATGGCCCCGCGCAGCGGGACCCCCTCAGAACGCCGGGCGTTCCGGGTCCAGGGTGGCGCGGCCCTCACTCGGGGACGACGCCTCGGCGAAGCGGCGGACCGGGATGCGGCCCGCTCGGCGGGCCAGCCGCCCCGCCGAGACCGCGTCCCGCATCGCCGCAGCCATCAGCACCGGAGCCTGCGCCCGGGTGACCGCCGAGGCCAGCATCACCGCCGCGCAGCCGAGTTCCATGGCCTGCGTCACATCCGAGGCCGTGCCGGCCCCCGCGTCCAGGATCACCGGCACCCCCGCCCGCTCCACGATCAGCTCGAAGTTGTGCGGGTTGCGGATGCCCAGGCCGGACCCGATGGGGGAGCCCAACGGCATGATCGCCGCGCAGCCCACGTCCTCCAGCTTCCGCGCCAGCACCGGATCGTCATTGGTGTACGGAAGGACCGTGAACCCCTCGTCGACCAGGGTTTCCGCCGCGTCCAGCAGCTCCACCCCGTCCGGCAGCAGGGTCCGCTCGTCGGCGACGACCTCCAGCTTGATCCAGTCGGTGCCGAGGGCCTCCCGGGCCAGCCGGGCGGTCAGTACCGCCTCGCCCGCGGTGAAGCACCCCGCCGTGTTGGGGAGGACGTCGATGCCCAGCCGGGTCAGGACGGACAGCACCGAGCCCTGGACGGTGGGGTCCAGGCGGCGCATCGCCACCGTGGTGAGTTCGGTGCCGGAGGCCACCAGCGCCCGCTCCAGCACGTCCAGGCTCGGCGCCCCGCCCGTACCCATGATCAGCCGGGAGGAGAAGGCGCGGTCGCCGAGCCGGAAGATGTCGTCGGTCATGTCCGCTCAGCCTCCCTGGACCGCGGTGAGGATCTCGACGCGGTCGCCCTCGCCGACGGGCGTCGCGGGCCACTGGCCGCGCGGCACCACCGTTTCGTTCAGCGCCGCCGCCACCCCCGACGGGGCGGTGGTCAGCGTCGCGACCACCGCGGCCAGAGTGGTGCCGGGAGCGATTTCGCGGGGCTCGCCGTTCACGGAGATGGTCATGCGAAGGACTCCTCGCGGGCGGCGGCGGAGAACCGCCGGGGGCTGAAGGGGCGGGCGATGTCCGGGAGTTCGCCGGTGGCCAGCACCTCCGCCATGACGTCCCCGGTCACCGGGGTGAGCAGCACCCCGTTGCGGTAGTGGCCGGTGGCCAGGTGCAGCCCGGGCAGGTCGGTGGGGCCGAGCAGCGGGGCGTTATCGGGTGAGCCGGGGCGCAGGCCCGCCCGGGTCTCGGTGAGCGGGAGTTCGGTGATGCCGGGCACCAGCTCGTGGGCGTCGCGCAGCAGTTCGTACACCCCGCCCGCGGTCACCGTGGTGTCCCAGCCCAGTTCCTCGCTGGTGGCGCCGATGACGAGTTCGCCGTTCTCGCGCGGCACCAGGTAGACGTGGCTGCCGCGGACCACCGCCCGTACCGTCCGGGACAGGAACGGCGCATACGCGGCCGGCACCGAGAGCCGCAGCACCTGGCCCTTGACCGGCCGTACCGGGGGCACCACGTCCGCCGGTACGCCGTCCAGCCGGCCGCTGAGGCTGCCGGCGGCCAGTACCACCTGGCCCGCGGAGATCTCGGTGCCGTCGTCGAGCAGCGCGCCGGCCGCCCGGTCGGCGGTGACCGTGAGCCGCTCGGCGCCCGCCCGGTGGAAGACCACCCCGGCCCGCTCGCAGGCGGCCAGCAGGGCGTCCGCCAGCCGGCGCGGGTCGACCTGGTGGTCGCCGTCGACGCGCAGTCCGCCGCGTACCCCGGGAGCCAGCATCGGCTCCAGGCGGCGGCATTCGCGGCCGGTCAGCCACTCCGGCTCCAGGCCGCAGCGCCGCTGCAGGGCGTGCAGTTCGCGCAGGTGGAGGCGGTCGTCGGAGTCCAGGGCGACGGCCAGGGTGCCGCAGGCCCGGTAGCCGATGTCCAGGCCGCCGGCCTCGGCGAGTTCCGCGGCGAAGGCCTGGTAGCGGGCGGCGGAGGCGAGGTTGAGGCCCAGCAGGGTCTCCTCGCCGTAGTGCAGTTCGGTGACGGCGGCCAGCATGCCGGCCGCGACCCGGGCGGCGCCGCCGCCGGGTTCCGGGTCGGCGAGCGCCACGGTCAGGCCGCGGCGGGCGGTCCGCCAGGCGGTGGCCAGTCCGATGATCCCGCCACCGATGACGAGGACGTCCGGATGGCGCTGGCCTTGGTGGAGGTCCGGCCTCCGGGTGGATGCGTGCATGGGCGTCCAGCCCCTCCCTTCGCCGGCATGATCCGGATCAGGTTC
This window harbors:
- a CDS encoding bacterioferritin-associated ferredoxin, which gives rise to MNRVYVCSCFGITDQQVKDHAAAGACTPRQIASVTKAGTDCGSCVRTIQGLLGRGACPRRALLDKGEAVAVLAADAELAEAA
- the bfr gene encoding bacterioferritin; the protein is MQGDPEVLEFLNEQLTGELTAINQYWLHYRIQDNKGWTKLAKYTREESIDEMKHADKLTERILMLDGLPNYQRLFHVRVGQTLTEMFQADRQVEVEAIDRLKRGIDVMRGKNDVTSARLFEEILADEEHHIDYLDTQLELIETLGEALYIAQLIEQPES
- a CDS encoding sulfite oxidase-like oxidoreductase, yielding MGQPESRESPGAEQLELPPGQRLQRGWPVTHYGPVPKFKPDRWEFRVFGATADGEKHCWNHEEFSALPFTSVVADLHCVTKFSMPGAEWGGVLAREVLALAPPSPLVTHVMVWAEYGFSANMRLSDFASDRTVFATHQGGELLTAEHGFPLRLVVPHLYAWKGPKWVRGVEYMTADRRGFWEERGYHNIGDPWREQRYSYQEEPGDGPEL
- a CDS encoding DUF4396 domain-containing protein; this translates as MDHAHHEHHENHGHSEHGHGKVSWAMAAKATLHCLTGCAIGEVLGMVIGTALGWGNVPTMALAIVLAFFFGYAFTLRGVLKAGVDLRTAIRVALAADTLSITVMELIDNGVIALWPGAMDAHLSAPLFWIVLAIALAAAFVITVPVNKWMIGRGKGHAVVHQYH
- a CDS encoding deoxyribonuclease IV, which translates into the protein MRNPVGGHVPVAGGLASVGLSYAREMGAEAVQVFVANPRGWATPAGNPAQDELFRAQCAAEGIPAYVHAPYLINFGSHTPATVEKSVESLRHSLRRGREIGALGVVVHTGSATGGRPREAALAQVREHMLPLLEELTHEDDPFLLLESTAGQGSSLCSRTWDFGPYFEALDAHPKLGICLDTCHIFAAGHDLAGPGGAKETLDLLVETVGAGRLKLIHANDSKEGVGAHKDRHANIGAGRIGRDAFAELCTHPETAGVPLIIETPGGKEGHAADVALLKELRGLG
- the pknB gene encoding Stk1 family PASTA domain-containing Ser/Thr kinase, producing the protein MDTTLDDPLVGRVLDGRYRIDARIAAGGMATVYRALDTRLDRVLALKVMHPALAADHGFVDRFIREAKSVARLAHPNVVAVFDQGTDGGYVYLAMEYVSGCTLRDVLRERGALQPRAALDILEPVLAALGAAHRAGFVHRDMKPENVLIGDDGRVKVADFGLVRSVDTVTQTTGAVLGTVSYLAPEQIESGTADTRVDVYACGVVLYEMLTGTKPHTGGTPAQVLYQHLHADVPPPSATVPGLPAALDGLVAQAAARAPELRPYDAAALLGLVREARAGLSAAELDAVPPQARAEVRSSAEDRTGVIPRPVTSERQPVEHTSRLAAPLPPAPAAAPGGLAGRLPGGPSRRGLFLVLAGVLLALGIGTGVWYISSGQFTQVPHVLGKTEAQARKQLSAAGLGVKGVDRRFSSSFERGAVMGSDPAPGEQIRGNGSVTLVLSRGPEVVSVPNLKGKPLGAAKAMLTKEGLAPGMVTRTFDEDVPLGAVIRTDPAAGEKRAPDTAVALVVSKGRPVPVPGTVGQPVEQARADLERLGLKVELAAEQVHSPQPAGRVANQSVAANTQAVAGDTVTLTVSKGPRQVQVPDVTNQDVDSARRTLEGLGFKVKVERPLISFSNTVASQSVPANQPAPEGSTITIRTKGL
- a CDS encoding thiazole synthase: MTDDIFRLGDRAFSSRLIMGTGGAPSLDVLERALVASGTELTTVAMRRLDPTVQGSVLSVLTRLGIDVLPNTAGCFTAGEAVLTARLAREALGTDWIKLEVVADERTLLPDGVELLDAAETLVDEGFTVLPYTNDDPVLARKLEDVGCAAIMPLGSPIGSGLGIRNPHNFELIVERAGVPVILDAGAGTASDVTQAMELGCAAVMLASAVTRAQAPVLMAAAMRDAVSAGRLARRAGRIPVRRFAEASSPSEGRATLDPERPAF
- the thiS gene encoding sulfur carrier protein ThiS, producing the protein MTISVNGEPREIAPGTTLAAVVATLTTAPSGVAAALNETVVPRGQWPATPVGEGDRVEILTAVQGG
- the thiO gene encoding glycine oxidase ThiO, whose product is MHASTRRPDLHQGQRHPDVLVIGGGIIGLATAWRTARRGLTVALADPEPGGGAARVAAGMLAAVTELHYGEETLLGLNLASAARYQAFAAELAEAGGLDIGYRACGTLAVALDSDDRLHLRELHALQRRCGLEPEWLTGRECRRLEPMLAPGVRGGLRVDGDHQVDPRRLADALLAACERAGVVFHRAGAERLTVTADRAAGALLDDGTEISAGQVVLAAGSLSGRLDGVPADVVPPVRPVKGQVLRLSVPAAYAPFLSRTVRAVVRGSHVYLVPRENGELVIGATSEELGWDTTVTAGGVYELLRDAHELVPGITELPLTETRAGLRPGSPDNAPLLGPTDLPGLHLATGHYRNGVLLTPVTGDVMAEVLATGELPDIARPFSPRRFSAAAREESFA